DNA from Quercus lobata isolate SW786 chromosome 1, ValleyOak3.0 Primary Assembly, whole genome shotgun sequence:
ATATAAGCTCAAAAAGCACTTGAAAGATTCATGAAAAGAATACAGTTAACACAGAAGCTTTGTAAATCCTAATAAttaaccccaaaaaataaaacattttgacTTGCTACTGTAGCTGTGGCAGTGTCAGAAGACTCTTGCTGACGTTGCATTCTTTTCTCTAAAGAAAGGGTTATTTCCTTCAACTTGTTCAAGATCTCAAGCAAGAAGTAATGCTGATCCGACGTCATGGTTACCCGAGGAGAGgagagaatttttatttcttgataaTTAAGAGAGAAATAGTTGAAAAACTAACAGAATTTCACACGTGTCTACACacaggggcgtagccaggaatACATGCTTGGGGGGGCCGGGTTGTAACAGAGATataccaaatataatttttaagtctatttgatacaaaattatcaacttttatatattattatatacttgaACATGTTGAGAATTTAACCGAAATTtcaaacctgtgagaaacaaaaaaatagagaaaacaaaaagccaaaagtaaaacaatcacacgcacaagacagtatttacgtggttcggcaatttgcctacgtccacggagttgcaggaatttcactattatcaaagaaaattacaatgtgcggctacagtgtttttctttctcaaaaacaacaacaagacAAAACcccaatcaccaaaaaaaacagCTTTTATATCCTGCgcacaggattcacaatgggTTACAAAACggaccaaaaaaattttgtcggcccaagcctccgctccatggactaagcctcagtaaatctcccattatTCAGGTCAGGTCAAGTCATCAACCGAATCAAATCATGCCTGACGACgatttttcatggaataaaattcatccattatcatctCTATAGTGAAATTCCCTGCAATTTCCTTCTCTATATAAATTATCATATTATCTGCCAAAAGCTCATCCTCCATTCTATTGCGAAGTCTTGTTTTTAACAATTTCATAGCTGAGAAAGCTCGTTCTGTAGTTGCTGTAGAAACTGGAAGGGTCAACACAAGACGAATAAGTCtatcaatcaaaaaatatattttagactTTCCTGAAATTTTTAATCCCCTACATAGCTCGGAAATTGTACTCATATTCTGAAAATCTGGATGTTTTATCACATCAAGCTCATAATGTCGCAATTGAGACTCCAAAAGTTCTTGTTCATGTTCAGTGAAATCTTGAGGATAATATTTCTTATCCAAATTGCATATATCAACAATCTTGAATAATCTAAAAGCATCCTTGGGATTTAAAGCTGAACTAAGAATGACAAGTTCCGTTGTTAGCTCACAAAATCTACTTTTCAATTCTTGCAATTGAAAGTCTATTGCAACTGTAAATATGCCAATTCTAAAATGATGTTCCATTGTTAAATTGTCATCTTGACGACGATATCTACCTCGACCTTTAGTGTAACGAGCATTCATATCAGGAATATCAATTTCATGTTGCTCACAAAATGATATAACACTAGCAAGTAAAGGCTCCCATCCATCATCTCTCAACTTTTGAATAAGTGATTTTGTAGTTGAAACTAAATGCATGGCATTTAAAAGGTCTTGAGATTGTTGttgcaaagcttgacaaagAACATTAGTAATTCCCATTATCTCTTTCATCAAATGCAAGATTAAAATAAACTCAAATGATGTTAACACCTGATAAGCTCCCTCGGCATCACCGCGTTGTTTATAATTAGCCCCTTCCTCAGAAATAGTATTAATAACTTTGCAAGTAGCGTCAAACATTTTAATcaaactacaaatagattgaaaatgagATCCCCACCTAGTATCTCCAGCTCGTTGCAAAGTACCAATCTGGTTTGCACCTCTTCCAGTCTCAATTTCATTAGAAGCAATCATATTCTCAACTTGTTCTGCTTGAGCATGTTGCAATTCATCATTACGCTTACTAGAACCAACAACAATATTGATAATATTGACCAAATGATCAAAGAATTGATGAACATCTTTTACTTCTCTAGATGCTGTAACTAGAGCTAATTGCAACCTATGAGCCATACAATGTACATAATAGGCATATGGACAATCTTTAAGAAAAAGAGCTTGTAATCCATTCCATTCACCACGCATGTTACTAGCCCCATCATATCCTTGACCTCGAATATTTTCAATGTGGAGGTTATAACGAGAAAGGACAGCACATATCTCATTCTTTAAAGTCAATGCAGTAGTGTCTCTAACATGCACAACATAAAAAAAACGCTCTTTAATAAAACCTTCTTTATCAACAAATCTCAAAATGATGGCCATTTGCTCTCTCTTCGACTCATCCCGAGCTTCATCAACAAGAATGCAGAATTTTGCATCTCCAATTTCTTCACGAATAGCATTTCGCACATTATTAGCAAGAATATGCAAAATCTCCTTTTGAATTGTGGGTGATGTATATTTGGCATTTCCAGGAGCATTTTCCAAGACAACACTAGCTACTTTGTCATTGAAAGTCGATGTcaattttatcaattcaataaaattgccTCTATTTTTTGAATCAAGGCTTTCATCATGACCTCTAAAAGCACAAGCTTGGAATGCTAGCCATCGAGCACACTTTATTGAGGTTTTGAGCCGCAACCGATTATTCTCTAATTCTTTTGatgtttgtttctcaattaGCTTGTCAATATGTCGTGAATAATTCTGTAAATCCTCGCAACATTTCATAGCATTTTTATGTGGAGAGTTTGGTTCTTTCCCTTCATGACGAATTAAAGGACAATTCATTCCATCTTTCACCtttttccaattattaaaaCCTGTTGAAATGAATACATCTGATCCGGGACGACCTATTGGTTTCTTACTAAAAAGGTAGCAAGGTAGACAATATAATGCATCCGTTGTAGGTGAGTATTCCAACCAATCCTTATGTGAAACAAACCATAAAGGTTGAAATCGACGACGATGAGTATCATCATTGTATGGACAGACTATATTTTCAGGTTGGTATGGACCTTTTATGAGATAAGCTCGTCgaatttcatcttgtttgttgataggaaattcacatatttgtttacgtgttcctggatcacgatctatctcttcagattgaagttttggacatttGGAGGTGTGTTCATCAGGCATCGAAGTATTAACATTTGTTTCTATAGCCACGGGTGtcctaatttctgaattgctaacatcttttttcttaaagaatgcatcaattgtttttcgtttgctcataattcttttagctttaagaatatgactcaattaacctgaaaagaattttaaaaaataaaattttaattagaaatttttgcttagttatatgaatattattcatactcaagaaaaaacaatattttcactataatttaaacagtcaacccatttttaatacaactttaattaataataacccctcaaataatttaattaatttatctttttataatgtattggttaatttaattatataactttaattattgttgtttagcataacaataaactatattgctttaatttatttatcattaattataaTGCTTTAATCCTAGTTAGTAATTACGCaatatagttttaatttatttgtcattaattttAGCATAACATATTCTTTGTTACAATTCCTAAAATATagcaataaataattaaacaattcttaaaaaattgcaataaataatagctaataatttaatgattagcttttgaataaatattaattattatttaataatgttagtttacactaaaaaccaacACATTGACTATTGACCAACAATGAGGGATAACCGCATAAAATAAGacaaacagggaaaaaaaaaaaaaaaaaaaaaatcaaccaatgaATGATTGAAAtgtattcagccaaaaaaataaaatgaatgagTGAGAATGTGAGATGATGTTAAagttaaaagaataaaagggcTCAGGCAGAACACTACAGGATTCATAAAGCCTAAACCATTcggtgtgagagagagagagagagagagtcagagagaaaaaccagTTGAGGGAGGGCCGGACTGCCAGAGCCGGAGCCGGAGCGGAGGAAGCACCTAGTCAACGGCAGATCTCCGACGGCGATGAGTGCTGACCGATCTACCGACTGGCGTCGACGATCTACGAAGATTTCGttccatttttcattttagtgacagtgagataaagagagagaaaaagagagaaaaagagagaaataccttgagggagggccgGAGGGAGCACCGGAGCAGAGGCCGATCTCCGATCTGCGATGAGGGGCGAGCGACGACGGCGACGACGAGCGAGCTGCGGCGTCGCTGCGACGTGATCGTGGGTCTGCTgcggtttgatttttgtttgtgtatttgggaattttttttttttttagataaaaacctCTGTCTCTCTGTGTTTGTTGTGTTTCTCTCTGTGTTTGGTTTGCTGTTGAGTGTTGAGTTTGGTTTGCTGTTGAGCTTGATTTGCTCTGTATAGACAGTATCGGGCATTGTGGTATCTGCCACCGATTTGATCTCTCTGCCAGCGACGTGATGGGTGGATTTTCTGGTTCtctgtaatatttttttttttttttttttttttttttttttttttttttttttttttttttttttttttttttttttcggttgaGAATGCGTGGGCTTGCCGTGAGCGAGCTACTGGGCTCACCGTGGGCTTAGCTTGCTGGGCTtctctgtaaatttttttttttttcagattttagttcaatatttttttgggcttttttttttttttttttttggcttgaaagtagaacagataaattttttttttttttttaatctgagtATGTTACTAATTTTTGATTGAGGCCTGGGAGAATGGGTGAGAAATTGGGAGGGGGGGCCGGCTGCCTAAGGTTGGGGGGGCCtaactattttttcttcatagtctaatgggaaaaattttttttttgcaggggccTCGGCCCCCCCAAGCCACTATGTGGCTCCGCCCCTGTCTACACACTAGGCTAAAACAATAGATGTGGCAGCATGCTTAGGCTAACAAACAATAAATGTGGCACCACATTTATACAATGGATATTTCATATTTCTAAGCTTAATTCTAAGCTAGGATTGATCCATTTTGCCTAAAAATTTCTATACCGAGCTAGTTGGCTACTAGTgaacaatattttctttctcagtTAAAGAGTTTCTCCTCATTTTCAAAGCAACTAATGTACAAACTACCAACTTTAAAACCactgttttcattttctagGCTTGCAATTACTATTTTCAAACTTTCCAAAACGTCATCAGTACCATCTCTAAAATGgtcaaaaactaaataaagacATCTATAACTTTATCCATTTCTTTCCAGAAATAGTAATCAATAGGTTCTCAACTaggaaagaataaaaatctCTCCCTCGTAGGagtctctccctctcttctctAGTAAGAGCCCTTTCCTCCTCTCCTTTCTGGAAGAGATTTTACTCCCCCTAGTGGGCCGCCTCATCCCCCCAAATACACACTCTCCTTCACAATGGAACAAGAAGTAGTAAATGGTCTTCAAAACCTCTGCCTCACCAAAGAGGAAGAAATGGAAataccaatcacagcacatagTAGAGCAGATCTCCTAGAGGAATGCTCATTAAGCCTGTTTGGAAGGCTCCTCTCAGACAGACAACAAAACCAAAGAGCTCTGAAAAACACACTAAGGGTAGCATGGAAGATGGGATCAGAGCTAAGAATAATTGAAATAGGAAACAACACTTTTCAATTCAAGTTTGGCTCTCGCTATCAGATGGAATGGGTGGAAAATAGTGGCCATGGAACTTTGAAAACAATTTGCTACTCCTCTATAGATGGAAGAAGGGTCTCACAATTGAAAACATAGTCTTCACCCACTCCCCTTTTTGGTGCAACTATGGGGCTTGCCATTTGAGCTTATGTCCAATGTGGTAGGTCGGGACATAGGAAATAGCATGGGGTGCTTTATTGAGGTCGACAAGCGAGCTAACCAGTCTGACCAAGCGAAATTTATGTGCATAAGAGTAGACCGTCCAGTTGACAAGCCACTTCGCAAGGGAGGAAATGTTGTGGGCATGGAAGGTGACAAATACTGGGTTCACTTCAAATATGAGAGGCTCCCGACGTTTTGCTTCCTTTGTGGAAAGATGGGTCATGACGGTAAGCACTGTCAAGCTTTCCTAGATAGACAGAATGCCAACCCCAATATGGAGAATGGTTAAAAGCGTACGACACTCCTAAAGGTGGGAACAGCAAACTAAGAAACTTCTCCAATAGCAACCATAATGCCGGTAGTGATAATCAAGGTGGTGAAAAAGGCCAAACTATTGAGAATATGCTTCAATCCACTTTGGCATCTCATGGTGGGGAAAGCATTAGCAATGGTAGCatacaaaattcaaaagtttCAAGCCAGTCAGATTAGATGTGGGAATGTGACATGTTAGGCACCCCAGCGTGTTAGGCAGCAAAAAGTAGGATTAGATTGGACAGATTGGAGGCAGGTAAGCAAGCCTTGGGGCAGAAAGAGGGCCCATGTGATGGGGGGTCTGCACCATATCCTATGAAAGTATCTGAGCCTGGTACGCGGGAAATTGTTAGTGACGTGTTATCCAAAATGGGCTAAAATACAAAGGAGACTGAAGATTCCCTCGAGGTTACAAGCCCACACAAGCCTATGAAATTGGCCCAAGCATATGAAGCTAATAGAGAACAACAGATAGATCAGGGGATTATGAAGATCGAAGTTGGAAGAGGCCGAATAAAAAAACTTGCTCGAGAGCAAGGACTAGCCCAAGGTAAGGATTCTGAAGCCCAAAGTTCAATTATAGGATTAAAACGCCATGGTTCTCAAATCTTCTTAGAGAGGGAAGAGAAAGTAgctagaaaaaagaaatgtgaTGGTTTTGTTGGAAACTCCATTGATGAAGATATATCGGCGACAACTGCTACACAGCGCTGTCGAGAGCCATGAATTCGTTAGGATGGAATTGTCAGTGGTTTGGGAACCCCTGGTCAGTTTAAGCGTTGCACGATCTTGTGCGACAATGGGCTCCCAAAATAGTTTTCCTATTGTAAACTAAGGTAAAAACAAAGCGTATGGAAAGAATTAGAGATTGAATCAGGTTTGCAAATGGGCTTTTCATTCCGAGTTGTGGTCATAGTGGAGGTCTAGCACTCCTTTGGACAAGGGAGATTGACCTAGAGATCAAAAGCTTCGGCAATCATCACATCGATGCAATAGTCATAGAGACAAGCTTAAGTTTTAAATGGAGGATTACAGGCTTTTATGGCCACCCCCAAACTCATATGAGGCAGTTTTTATGGAATTTGCTTGCTTTCCTGAAAGACTAGTATCAACTTCCATGGATTTGTTTCGGCGACTTCAATGAGATTTTATCCAAGGAGGAAAAATCAGGTGGGTTGTTGCGTTCCCAAGGCTAGATGGATAAATTTAGAAACATGGTTAACTATTGTGGCGTTAAGGACTTGGGCTATGTTGGGTCAGACTTTACCTGATGTAACATGCAAGAAGGAGTTGGAAGGATGTATCTACAGCTTGATAGAGTGCTTGCTACAAATGACTGGGTTGACAAATTTGGTGAGGTCAGAGTCCACCACCTAGTTGATTCTACCTCAGACCATTACGCTTTATTTATATCCGACCCCAAAGCTCCCAAGCAGCCTCGTGCTCGACAATTCCACTTTGAGTCTATGTGGACAAAGAGAGAGGAATGAAAGGAAATTATTGAAGCAACATGGTGTTTTGGAAATGACTTGAGAACGCCAAAAGGGGTTGCTTATGCTCTTAATGCTTGTGTAGCTGATCTTAAAGATAGAAGCAAAATACAATCTTGGGAATCTAGGATAAAGATGGAATCTGGTGTGGGGATCAAGACAATATTGCCAAGGCTGCCATTTCCTATTTTGAGGAAATATACTCCACCTCCCACCTAAGTTAGTCAGAGAATGTAATTGCTCCTATCCTAACCATGGTGACTATTGAAATGAATGCAGAGCTTTCCAGAGCCTTCACTGGAGAAGAAGTGGTTTCTTCCCTCAAGCAACTACACCCCACGAAATCATCTGGTCCTGATGGTATGTTAgcacttttttttcaaaaatattggaGTATTGTAGGTACTAACCATCTCAAAGCTATCCTTCCATATATTATTTCAGAAAATCAAAGTGCATTCATGGCTGATAGGCTTATCATTGATAATGTCTTGGTGGTGTATGAGATTATGCATTTCTTGAAGCAAAAGAAAGGGGGGAGTGATAGCTTCATGGCTGCAAAGCTAGACATGAGTAAAGCTTTTGATAGAGTCGAAtggatttttgttgaaaaagTCATGAGGAAGATGGGCTTTAATGAGGATTGGATCAATCTAGTGATGAATTGCATTTCCTCGGTGTCATACTCAGTCATTATCAACGGCACGACGTATGGAAACATTGTACCTACTAGGTGACTCAGACAAGGCGATCCACTATCTTCGTATTTATTCCTTTTATGTGTAGAACATTTCTTAGCCCTCATTCATGATGCGGCAAGGAACAAACAGCTAAATGGGATATCCATTTGTAGGGGTGCCCCAAAAATCACTCACCTCTTCTTCGCAGACAACAACCTCCTTTTCTGTAGGACCAATGGTAATGAGTGTAACAAGCTGAAGGAAATTCTTAGTATGTATGAGTCTGCTTTGGGGCAGAAAATTAACACCGACAAATCCTCTATCTTTTTCAGCCCAAATACCTCCTAAGAGCTCAAAAATGAGATCCTAAACATTCTTGGGCCAATGCAAGACTCAAGTCATACAAAGTACCTTGGCCTCCCTTCTATCATTGGTAGATCAAAGAAGCTTGTCATTGCGGAGATTAAGGAAAAGATATGCAAGAAGCTGGTTGGTTGGAAGGGTAAATTGCTCTCAATGGGGGGAAAGGAAATTCTTATCAAAGTAGTGGCCCAAGCCATTCCCACATACACAATGAGCTACTTCCAACTTCCAAAGAGTCTCTGTGAAGACCTTGaaaaaatgatgagaagctTTTGGTGGGGGCAGAAACATCAGGAGTCCAAAATGGCTTAGGTTGGTTGGAAAACAATGTGCAAGCCAAAGTCACAAGGTGGCATGGGTTTTAGAAACTTGTAGGCCTTTAATCTTGCCTTGCTCGCAAAACAAGCCTGGAGCCTCACAAATCCGAGCTCCCTAGCAACTCGTATCATCAAGGCAAAATATTTCCCTTTAGTGATATTCTCCATGCAAATTTAGGTTGCAGCCCCTCCTACACTTGGCAGAGTATTTTCAATAGCTTGGAAGTTTTACGAAGTGGAACAAGATGAAGAGTGGGAAATGGGTGTCTAATCCACATTTAGGACGACAAATGGCTCCCAAATCCCTCAACATACAAGGTCATCTCCCCTCCCCGCCCCCTTGTGAACTTCCCAATGGTCTCCTCTCTCATTGATTCGGTATTTAGATGGTAGAAAACTGAGGCTGTCCGAGCTCTCTTCTTACCCTTTAAGGTTGACCTGATTTTAAAAATTCCCCTAAGCCACAATTTGCCTGAGGACAAACTCGTTTGGATAGGGAATAAGAGGGGTGAATTCACAGTTAAAAGTGCCTATTTTGTCGCAACCAAACTCCTTAACACAAGGGATGAGGGGAATGCTCTTCTGGAGATCCAAATGCTCGGATTTGGAGAAAAATCTGGTTACTAAAGCTCCCAgcaaaaattaagattttctcTTGGCATGCTTGTGTGAATGGCCTTCTTGTGCAACCAAATATGGTTGCGAAAGGTATACAAACCTCCTGCGTTTGCCCAATCTGTGATGAGGAGCTTGAAAGCCTAATTCATGCCTTAATCTCTTTTGACTTTGCACTCTCGGTGTGGTCCCTTTGGCAAGACTGCCCCATTGAAGCATTGCTGAATGTGAAAGACTTCTCTGATTTAGTATACCAAATCAGCTCTTCCCTTGATGCCAAGCAccttgaatttttctttgccATCTCCTGGGCGGTTTGGTATAACAAAAACAAGCTTATCCATGATGGGAGTGGTCTGCCACCCTTGCAAATCTGGGAAATGGTTAAGAACATTGTTGAGGATTTCCAGGAAGCCACCACGGTGGACTTTCCCCCTATGCAGTCTCCTCAAAGTGGCTGGGCTGCACCCCCGCTGAGCTATTTCAAAGTAAATGTGGATGGTGCTTCATCCATAGATGGCAGCGGAATCTCTAGTGTTGGGGTGATCGTTCGTGATGAGATGGGAAGGGTGGTCGCTGCTTTATGTAAAGCTCTGCCCTTGCATTACCCCGTTGATTGGACGTAGCTTTTTGCTATGGAGCAAGGTGTACTCTTAGCACAAGAGATGAATCTTTCCAATGTTATATTTGAATCCGATGCTACCTCGGTCATCCTTGCAGTTTCCCAAGCTCTCAATGGTGGTATAATGGGACATCTGATCCAAGGCATTCAGCTTGCAAGGTCTTCTTTCTCCTACTGCTCTTTCCAACACATGAAAAGGGACTACAATAGGGCTACCCATGAGCTAGCCCAATTTGCCAAATGTAATCATGTTTCCAATCTCTGGAAGGGTGTTATCCCACCTTTCTTAGTTCACTTGATTCAATCAGGCCTAGGATGATTCAGTTAGCTTTTGGCCTCTGATGTTCTCCTTTTCTTATGTTATTGAAATATaagtttcttctcaaaaaaaaaaaaaaaagggttctcAAATAGGAACTAGTACTAATCTGATGCTATTGAAAATTAGAACTGACTACTGACCGCCTCCCTCTCTCCTCCTTatccgtctctctctctcaccaaacTTTAAGCAAAGTAGTGTACATCATTTTTCCTTTCTAAACAAGAAGCTATAGCCTTATAAatgaaaaccaaacaaaaacaaagtcaaAAGCCGTAATATCAAAAAAGTCATAACTTGATTTCAAAATCACTTTGTCTCTGTAGTGATTTGAGATCCTCCtggaaagaattttttttcttctcaaaggATAGAAAAAGTAAATATCAGACATCTCAAAACAGCAAATTGTTGAATGTGATGCAAGACAGCCTAGAACAGCTCCATCTAAGGGTTGTTTGGGATCaccaccaaacaaaaatgaaatttgaaacgAATTTATGAATATCTTCTAGAGCTTCCGGGAAAGAAATAGATAAAGATAACAAGTAATCCTAGCTGAACTCAAATACAAATCCAAACTAATCCAAATCCAAAACTAACTTCTAAATCTTCAGACAGCACACATAACATATGTCTCTGCTTCCTCAAGAATAAAAAGGTGAAATTGCCTTCTACTTTGCAAGAAAGTTTTAATGTTTTGCTTCCATCTTACTTTGAGTGACAACATCAGAATGAACAGCATGAGTGATTGCATTGCTTGTTCCATCCTGAACATTTTGTGTCTggtttatctatatatatatatatatttttcagaatAAATTCATTGATAAAAAAGGGCGAGGCTCAAAGTACACATGAAGGTAAATGGATATAAGCATGAAAAGAGAATGGCGTAGGTGAGATAAAAATGGCAGTGCCACGTTTTGGTTTCTAGGTTAGCCACGGCCCACCAtaggtacattttttttttatgaagctAGTGCCAcgttaatttgaataaaaattaaccacatcatgtttttttttataataagggGTAGGCTGGGACTGGAAATTGAAAGCAGTATTATTTGTGGAAAAGTCTAAATTGTGCACGATtgaaatgaaatattaaaattatttcactattcagtttatttttactactatttatgagccTTACTACACTTTTTAGCACTATTTATGGGCCTCAccgtactatttcaactaatttttacctttattttagtatttttagtaataattttttaatttcagcaaaataaacggtatctaaACATATCTTAAATACAATGAATTTGGATGCCAAGGTACAATAGGATGGtccttagggtccgtttggaaggagggaatggaatggaatggaaaaaaaagaatatttttagaatattcttccctcctcttgtttgggagttttaacggagggaatggaaagtccattcccttgtttgggagtttaagtgggagggaatggaatggttaGGAGGGAATGCTCATTCCTCCCTTTTCCCTCcaaacctcaaatttttgttcccctcaaaattgggaggaatgggagggaatggatttaggtttaatgaaatttttgttaaaaccCCTAAATACCCCTTTAATATCAACCATTCTTTTCTCAATCAGCcgtaagaaaaaaaacatagcTACACGTTATTGCTTATTTGCTACAAAGTGAAGCTATTGCTGTTTCGTGAGACACCATCTACTGCTGTTTATTCTTTGACTGCTGCAAGTTTTGGTTACTGCTCACAAgtaagtctttctttttcttatgtttCTACCGGTTCTGTTATGTTTGCTTCCTACTTCATGTCTTGTCATATATT
Protein-coding regions in this window:
- the LOC115974053 gene encoding zinc finger MYM-type protein 1-like → MPDEHTSKCPKLQSEEIDRDPGTRKQICEFPINKQDEIRRAYLIKGPYQPENIVCPYNDDTHRRRFQPLWFVSHKDWLEYSPTTDALYCLPCYLFSKKPIGRPGSDVFISTGFNNWKKVKDGMNCPLIRHEGKEPNSPHKNAMKCCEDLQNYSRHIDKLIEKQTSKELENNRLRLKTSIKCARWLAFQACAFRGHDESLDSKNRGNFIELIKLTSTFNDKVASVVLENAPGNAKYTSPTIQKEILHILANNVRNAIREEIGDAKFCILVDEARDESKREQMAIILRFVDKEGFIKERFFYVVHVRDTTALTLKNEICAVLSRYNLHIENIRGQGYDGANCPYAYYVHCMAHRLQLALVTASREVKDVHQFFDHLVNIINIVVGSSKRNDELQHAQAEQVENMIASNEIETGRGANQIGTLQRAGDTRWGSHFQSICSLIKMFDATCKVINTISEEGANYKQRGDAEGAYQVLTSFEFILILHLMKEIMGITNVLCQALQQQSQDLLNAMHLVSTTKSLIQKLRDDGWEPLLASVISFCEQHEIDIPDMNARYTKGRGRYRRQDDNLTMEHHFRIGIFTVAIDFQLQELKSRFCELTTELVILSSALNPKDAFRLFKIVDICNLDKKYYPQDFTEHEQELLESQLRHYELDVIKHPDFQNMSTISELCRGLKISGKSKIYFLIDRLIRLVLTLPVSTATTERAFSAMKLLKTRLRNRMEDELLADNMIIYIEKEIAGNFTIEMIMDEFYSMKNRRQA
- the LOC115993382 gene encoding uncharacterized protein LOC115993382, encoding MVTIEMNAELSRAFTGEEVVSSLKQLHPTKSSGPDENQSAFMADRLIIDNVLVVYEIMHFLKQKKGGSDSFMAAKLDMSKAFDRVEWIFVEKVMRKMGFNEDWINLVMNCISSVSYSVIINGTTYGNIVPTR